From Peromyscus eremicus chromosome 3, PerEre_H2_v1, whole genome shotgun sequence, one genomic window encodes:
- the LOC131906131 gene encoding killer cell lectin-like receptor subfamily B member 1A isoform X1, with amino-acid sequence MDTSRVYLNLKASRNPRSQHASPPSLAPDACRCPRSHRLALKLTCAGLILLVLTLIGLSVLVRVLIQKPSIEKCRVYIQENMAKPTESPAMLKCPKDWLPHRDKCIYFSQDSNMWNHSLADCATKGATLLLIQDQEELRSIKDSAKGKGDFFWIGLNYTLTDKKWRWINGSTLSSDVLQIFGETTKDSCASISNDKVVSESCGSDNNWICQKEPKPCL; translated from the exons ATGGACACATCAAGGGTCTACCTCAATTTAAAGGCATCCAGGAACCCAAGGTCtcagcatgcatcaccaccatctCTTGCCCCAG ATGCCTGTCGGTGCCCACGCTCCCATAGGTTGGCTCTGAAACTCACTTGTGCTGGGCTCATCCTTCTTGTCTTGACCCTGATTGGGCTCAGTGTTTTAG TGCGAGTCTTGATACAAAAACCATCAATAGAAAAATGCAGAGTGTATATTCAAGAGAACATGGCTAAACCAACAG AGAGTCCAGCTATGTTAAAGTGTCCAAAAGACTGGCTGCCACACCGAGATAAATGCATATATTTTTCTCAAGATAGCAACATGTGGAATCACAGTCTAGCTGACTGTGCTACAAAAGGAGCCACTTTGCTGCTCATTCAAGACCAAGAAGAACTG AGATCCATAAAGGACTCAGCAAAGGGAAAAGGCGATTTCTTTTGGATTGGACTAAATTACACTTTGACAGACAAGAAATGGAGGTGGATAAACGGCTCTACTTTAAGTTCTGACGT ATTACAAATCTTTGGTGAAACTACAAAAGACAGCTGTGCCTCCATCTCAAATGACAAAGTGGTTTCTGAGAGCTGTGGTTCAGACAACAACTGGATCTGCCAAAAGGAACCAAAACCGTGTCTCTGA
- the LOC131906131 gene encoding killer cell lectin-like receptor subfamily B member 1A isoform X2, protein MDTSRVYLNLKASRNPRSQHASPPSLAPDACRCPRSHRLALKLTCAGLILLVLTLIGLSVLVRVLIQKPSIEKCRVYIQENMAKPTAMLKCPKDWLPHRDKCIYFSQDSNMWNHSLADCATKGATLLLIQDQEELRSIKDSAKGKGDFFWIGLNYTLTDKKWRWINGSTLSSDVLQIFGETTKDSCASISNDKVVSESCGSDNNWICQKEPKPCL, encoded by the exons ATGGACACATCAAGGGTCTACCTCAATTTAAAGGCATCCAGGAACCCAAGGTCtcagcatgcatcaccaccatctCTTGCCCCAG ATGCCTGTCGGTGCCCACGCTCCCATAGGTTGGCTCTGAAACTCACTTGTGCTGGGCTCATCCTTCTTGTCTTGACCCTGATTGGGCTCAGTGTTTTAG TGCGAGTCTTGATACAAAAACCATCAATAGAAAAATGCAGAGTGTATATTCAAGAGAACATGGCTAAACCAACAG CTATGTTAAAGTGTCCAAAAGACTGGCTGCCACACCGAGATAAATGCATATATTTTTCTCAAGATAGCAACATGTGGAATCACAGTCTAGCTGACTGTGCTACAAAAGGAGCCACTTTGCTGCTCATTCAAGACCAAGAAGAACTG AGATCCATAAAGGACTCAGCAAAGGGAAAAGGCGATTTCTTTTGGATTGGACTAAATTACACTTTGACAGACAAGAAATGGAGGTGGATAAACGGCTCTACTTTAAGTTCTGACGT ATTACAAATCTTTGGTGAAACTACAAAAGACAGCTGTGCCTCCATCTCAAATGACAAAGTGGTTTCTGAGAGCTGTGGTTCAGACAACAACTGGATCTGCCAAAAGGAACCAAAACCGTGTCTCTGA